The Pan troglodytes isolate AG18354 chromosome 1, NHGRI_mPanTro3-v2.0_pri, whole genome shotgun sequence genome includes a region encoding these proteins:
- the TAS1R1 gene encoding taste receptor type 1 member 1 isoform X2 codes for MLLCKARLVGLQLLISCCWAFACHSTESSPDFSLHGDYLLAGLFPLHSGCLQVRHRPEVTLCDRSCSFNEHGYHLFQAMRLGVEEINNSTALLPNITLGYQLYDVCSDSANVYATLRVLSLPGQHHIELQGDLLHYSPTVLAVIGPDSTNRAATTAALLSPFLVPMISYAASSETLSVKRQYPSFLRTIPNDKYQVETMVLLLQKFGWTWISLVGSSDDYGQLGVQALENQATGQGICIAFKDIMPFSAQVGDERMQCLMRHLAQAGATVVVVFSSRQLARVFFESVVLTNLTGKVWVASEAWALSRHITGVPGIQRIGMVLGVAIQKRTVPRLKAFEEAYARADKEAPRPCHKGSWCSSNQLCRECQAFMAHTMPKLKAFSMSSAYNAYRAVYAVAHGLHQLLGCASGACSRGRVYPWQLLEQIHKVHFLLHKDTVAFNDNGDPLSSYNIIAWDWNGPKWTFTVLGSSTWSPVQLNINETKIQWHGKDNQVPKSVCSSDCLEGHQRVVTGFHHCCFECVPCGAGTFLNKSDLYRCQPCGKEEWAPEGSQTCFPRTVVFLALHEHTSWVLLAANTLLLLLLLGTAGLFAWHLDTPVVRSAGGRLCFLMLGSLAAGSGSLYGFFGEPTRPACLLRQALFALGFTIFLSCLTVRSFQLIIIFKFSTKVPTFYHAWVQNHGAGLFVMISSVAQLLICLTWLVVWTPLPTREYQRFPHLVMLECTETNSLGFILAFLYNGLLSISAFACSYLGKDLPENYNEAKCVTFSLLFNFVSWIAFFTTASVYDGKYLPAANMMAGLSSLSSGFGGYFLPKCYVILYRPDLNSTEHFQASIQDYTRRCGST; via the exons GTCTTGTAGCTTCAATGAGCATGGCTACCACCTCTTCCAGGCTATGCGGCTTGGGGTTGAGGAGATAAACAACTCCACGGCCCTGCTGCCCAACATCACCCTGGGGTACCAGCTGTATGATGTGTGTTCTGACTCTGCCAATGTGTATGCCACGCTGAGAGTGCTCTCCCTGCCAGGGCAACACCACATAGAGCTCCAAGGAGACCTTCTCCACTATTCCCCTACAGTGCTGGCAGTGATTGGGCCTGACAGCACCAACCGTGCTGCCACCACAGCCGCCCTGCTGAGCCCTTTCCTGGTGCCCATG ATCAGCTATGCGGCCAGCAGTGAGACGCTCAGCGTGAAGCGGCAGTATCCCTCTTTCCTGCGCACCATCCCCAACGACAAGTACCAGGTGGAGACCATGGTGCTGCTGCTGCAGAAGTTCGGGTGGACCTGGATCTCTCTGGTTGGCAGCAGTGACGACTATGGGCAGCTAGGGGTGCAGGCACTGGAGAACCAGGCCACTGGTCAGGGGATCTGCATTGCTTTCAAGGACATCATGCCCTTCTCTGCCCAGGTGGGCGATGAGAGGATGCAGTGCCTCATGCGCCACCTGGCCCAGGCTGGGGCCACCGTCGTGGTTGTTTTTTCCAGCCGGCAGTTGGCCAGGGTGTTTTTCGAGTCCGTGGTGCTGACCAACCTGACTGGCAAGGTGTGGGTCGCCTCAGAAGCCTGGGCCCTCTCCAGGCACATCACCGGGGTGCCCGGGATCCAGCGCATTGGGATGGTGCTGGGCGTGGCCATCCAGAAGAGGACTGTCCCTCGCCTGAAGGCGTTTGAAGAAGCCTATGCCCGGGCAGACAAGGAGGCCCCTAGGCCTTGCCACAAGGGCTCCTGGTGCAGCAGCAATCAGCTCTGCAGAGAATGCCAAGCTTTCATGGCACACACGATGCCCAAGCTCAAAGCCTTCTCCATGAGTTCTGCCTACAACGCGTACCGGGCTGTGTATGCGGTGGCCCATGGCCTCCACCAGCTCCTGGGCTGTGCCTCTGGAGCTTGTTCCAGGGGCCGAGTCTACCCCTGGCAG CTTTTGGAGCAGATCCACAAGGTGCATTTCCTTCTACACAAGGACACTGTGGCGTTTAATGACAACGGAGATCCCCTCAGTAGCTATAACATAATTGCCTGGGACTGGAATGGACCCAAGTGGACCTTCACGGTCCTCGGTTCCTCCACATGGTCTCCAGTTCAGCTAAACATAAATGAGACCAAAATCCAGTGGCACGGAAAGGACAACCAG GTGCCTAAGTCTGTGTGTTCCAGCGACTGTCTTGAAGGGCACCAGCGAGTGGTTACGGGTTTCCATCACTGCTGCTTTGAGTGTGTGCCCTGTGGGGCTGGGACCTTCCTCAACAAGAGTG ACCTCTACAGATGCCAGCCTTGTGGGAAAGAAGAGTGGGCACCTGAGGGAAGCCAGACCTGCTTCCCGCGCACTGTGGTGTTTTTGGCTTTGCATGAGCACACCTCTTGGGTGCTGCTGGCAGCTAAcacgctgctgctgctgctgctgcttgggACTGCTGGCCTGTTTGCCTGGCACCTAGACACCCCTGTGGTGAGGTCAGCAGGGGGCCGCCTGTGCTTTCTTATGCTGGGCTCCCTGGCAGCAGGTAGTGGCAGCCTCTATGGCTTCTTTGGGGAACCCACAAGGCCTGCATGCTTGCTGCGCCAGGCCCTCTTTGCCCTTGGTTTCACCATCTTCCTGTCCTGCCTGACAGTTCGCTCATTCCAACTAATCATCATCTTCAAGTTTTCCACCAAGGTACCTACATTCTACCACGCCTGGGTCCAAAACCACGGTGCTGGCCTGTTTGTGATGATCAGCTCAGTGGCCCAGCTGCTTATCTGTCTAACTTGGCTGGTGGTGTGGACCCCACTGCCCACTAGGGAATACCAGCGCTTCCCCCATCTGGTGATGCTTGAGTGCACAGAGACCAACTCCCTGGGCTTCATACTGGCCTTCCTCTACAATGGCCTCCTCTCCATCAGTGCCTTTGCCTGCAGCTACCTGGGCAAGGACTTGCCAGAGAACTACAACGAGGCCAAATGTGTCACCTTCAGCCTGCTCTTCAACTTCGTGTCCTGGATCGCCTTCTTCACCACGGCCAGCGTCTACGACGGCAAGTACCTGCCTGCGGCCAACATGATGGCTGGGCTGAGCAGCCTGAGCAGCGGCTTCGGCGGGTATTTTCTGCCTAAGTGCTACGTGATCCTCTACCGCCCAGACCTCAACAGCACAGAGCACTTCCAGGCCTCCATTCAGGACTACACGAGGCGCTGCGGCTCCACCTGA
- the TAS1R1 gene encoding taste receptor type 1 member 1 isoform X3, whose amino-acid sequence MAVWQLGPGALGLVHLQRLGQGAAGVSCSFNEHGYHLFQAMRLGVEEINNSTALLPNITLGYQLYDVCSDSANVYATLRVLSLPGQHHIELQGDLLHYSPTVLAVIGPDSTNRAATTAALLSPFLVPMISYAASSETLSVKRQYPSFLRTIPNDKYQVETMVLLLQKFGWTWISLVGSSDDYGQLGVQALENQATGQGICIAFKDIMPFSAQVGDERMQCLMRHLAQAGATVVVVFSSRQLARVFFESVVLTNLTGKVWVASEAWALSRHITGVPGIQRIGMVLGVAIQKRTVPRLKAFEEAYARADKEAPRPCHKGSWCSSNQLCRECQAFMAHTMPKLKAFSMSSAYNAYRAVYAVAHGLHQLLGCASGACSRGRVYPWQLLEQIHKVHFLLHKDTVAFNDNGDPLSSYNIIAWDWNGPKWTFTVLGSSTWSPVQLNINETKIQWHGKDNQVPKSVCSSDCLEGHQRVVTGFHHCCFECVPCGAGTFLNKSDLYRCQPCGKEEWAPEGSQTCFPRTVVFLALHEHTSWVLLAANTLLLLLLLGTAGLFAWHLDTPVVRSAGGRLCFLMLGSLAAGSGSLYGFFGEPTRPACLLRQALFALGFTIFLSCLTVRSFQLIIIFKFSTKVPTFYHAWVQNHGAGLFVMISSVAQLLICLTWLVVWTPLPTREYQRFPHLVMLECTETNSLGFILAFLYNGLLSISAFACSYLGKDLPENYNEAKCVTFSLLFNFVSWIAFFTTASVYDGKYLPAANMMAGLSSLSSGFGGYFLPKCYVILYRPDLNSTEHFQASIQDYTRRCGST is encoded by the exons ATGGCAGTTTGGCAGTTGGGGCCTGGGGCCCTGGGCCTCGTCCATCTTCAGCGGCTAGGTCAAGGAGCTGCGGGAGT GTCTTGTAGCTTCAATGAGCATGGCTACCACCTCTTCCAGGCTATGCGGCTTGGGGTTGAGGAGATAAACAACTCCACGGCCCTGCTGCCCAACATCACCCTGGGGTACCAGCTGTATGATGTGTGTTCTGACTCTGCCAATGTGTATGCCACGCTGAGAGTGCTCTCCCTGCCAGGGCAACACCACATAGAGCTCCAAGGAGACCTTCTCCACTATTCCCCTACAGTGCTGGCAGTGATTGGGCCTGACAGCACCAACCGTGCTGCCACCACAGCCGCCCTGCTGAGCCCTTTCCTGGTGCCCATG ATCAGCTATGCGGCCAGCAGTGAGACGCTCAGCGTGAAGCGGCAGTATCCCTCTTTCCTGCGCACCATCCCCAACGACAAGTACCAGGTGGAGACCATGGTGCTGCTGCTGCAGAAGTTCGGGTGGACCTGGATCTCTCTGGTTGGCAGCAGTGACGACTATGGGCAGCTAGGGGTGCAGGCACTGGAGAACCAGGCCACTGGTCAGGGGATCTGCATTGCTTTCAAGGACATCATGCCCTTCTCTGCCCAGGTGGGCGATGAGAGGATGCAGTGCCTCATGCGCCACCTGGCCCAGGCTGGGGCCACCGTCGTGGTTGTTTTTTCCAGCCGGCAGTTGGCCAGGGTGTTTTTCGAGTCCGTGGTGCTGACCAACCTGACTGGCAAGGTGTGGGTCGCCTCAGAAGCCTGGGCCCTCTCCAGGCACATCACCGGGGTGCCCGGGATCCAGCGCATTGGGATGGTGCTGGGCGTGGCCATCCAGAAGAGGACTGTCCCTCGCCTGAAGGCGTTTGAAGAAGCCTATGCCCGGGCAGACAAGGAGGCCCCTAGGCCTTGCCACAAGGGCTCCTGGTGCAGCAGCAATCAGCTCTGCAGAGAATGCCAAGCTTTCATGGCACACACGATGCCCAAGCTCAAAGCCTTCTCCATGAGTTCTGCCTACAACGCGTACCGGGCTGTGTATGCGGTGGCCCATGGCCTCCACCAGCTCCTGGGCTGTGCCTCTGGAGCTTGTTCCAGGGGCCGAGTCTACCCCTGGCAG CTTTTGGAGCAGATCCACAAGGTGCATTTCCTTCTACACAAGGACACTGTGGCGTTTAATGACAACGGAGATCCCCTCAGTAGCTATAACATAATTGCCTGGGACTGGAATGGACCCAAGTGGACCTTCACGGTCCTCGGTTCCTCCACATGGTCTCCAGTTCAGCTAAACATAAATGAGACCAAAATCCAGTGGCACGGAAAGGACAACCAG GTGCCTAAGTCTGTGTGTTCCAGCGACTGTCTTGAAGGGCACCAGCGAGTGGTTACGGGTTTCCATCACTGCTGCTTTGAGTGTGTGCCCTGTGGGGCTGGGACCTTCCTCAACAAGAGTG ACCTCTACAGATGCCAGCCTTGTGGGAAAGAAGAGTGGGCACCTGAGGGAAGCCAGACCTGCTTCCCGCGCACTGTGGTGTTTTTGGCTTTGCATGAGCACACCTCTTGGGTGCTGCTGGCAGCTAAcacgctgctgctgctgctgctgcttgggACTGCTGGCCTGTTTGCCTGGCACCTAGACACCCCTGTGGTGAGGTCAGCAGGGGGCCGCCTGTGCTTTCTTATGCTGGGCTCCCTGGCAGCAGGTAGTGGCAGCCTCTATGGCTTCTTTGGGGAACCCACAAGGCCTGCATGCTTGCTGCGCCAGGCCCTCTTTGCCCTTGGTTTCACCATCTTCCTGTCCTGCCTGACAGTTCGCTCATTCCAACTAATCATCATCTTCAAGTTTTCCACCAAGGTACCTACATTCTACCACGCCTGGGTCCAAAACCACGGTGCTGGCCTGTTTGTGATGATCAGCTCAGTGGCCCAGCTGCTTATCTGTCTAACTTGGCTGGTGGTGTGGACCCCACTGCCCACTAGGGAATACCAGCGCTTCCCCCATCTGGTGATGCTTGAGTGCACAGAGACCAACTCCCTGGGCTTCATACTGGCCTTCCTCTACAATGGCCTCCTCTCCATCAGTGCCTTTGCCTGCAGCTACCTGGGCAAGGACTTGCCAGAGAACTACAACGAGGCCAAATGTGTCACCTTCAGCCTGCTCTTCAACTTCGTGTCCTGGATCGCCTTCTTCACCACGGCCAGCGTCTACGACGGCAAGTACCTGCCTGCGGCCAACATGATGGCTGGGCTGAGCAGCCTGAGCAGCGGCTTCGGCGGGTATTTTCTGCCTAAGTGCTACGTGATCCTCTACCGCCCAGACCTCAACAGCACAGAGCACTTCCAGGCCTCCATTCAGGACTACACGAGGCGCTGCGGCTCCACCTGA
- the TAS1R1 gene encoding taste receptor type 1 member 1 isoform X4 → MRLGVEEINNSTALLPNITLGYQLYDVCSDSANVYATLRVLSLPGQHHIELQGDLLHYSPTVLAVIGPDSTNRAATTAALLSPFLVPMISYAASSETLSVKRQYPSFLRTIPNDKYQVETMVLLLQKFGWTWISLVGSSDDYGQLGVQALENQATGQGICIAFKDIMPFSAQVGDERMQCLMRHLAQAGATVVVVFSSRQLARVFFESVVLTNLTGKVWVASEAWALSRHITGVPGIQRIGMVLGVAIQKRTVPRLKAFEEAYARADKEAPRPCHKGSWCSSNQLCRECQAFMAHTMPKLKAFSMSSAYNAYRAVYAVAHGLHQLLGCASGACSRGRVYPWQLLEQIHKVHFLLHKDTVAFNDNGDPLSSYNIIAWDWNGPKWTFTVLGSSTWSPVQLNINETKIQWHGKDNQVPKSVCSSDCLEGHQRVVTGFHHCCFECVPCGAGTFLNKSDLYRCQPCGKEEWAPEGSQTCFPRTVVFLALHEHTSWVLLAANTLLLLLLLGTAGLFAWHLDTPVVRSAGGRLCFLMLGSLAAGSGSLYGFFGEPTRPACLLRQALFALGFTIFLSCLTVRSFQLIIIFKFSTKVPTFYHAWVQNHGAGLFVMISSVAQLLICLTWLVVWTPLPTREYQRFPHLVMLECTETNSLGFILAFLYNGLLSISAFACSYLGKDLPENYNEAKCVTFSLLFNFVSWIAFFTTASVYDGKYLPAANMMAGLSSLSSGFGGYFLPKCYVILYRPDLNSTEHFQASIQDYTRRCGST, encoded by the exons ATGCGGCTTGGGGTTGAGGAGATAAACAACTCCACGGCCCTGCTGCCCAACATCACCCTGGGGTACCAGCTGTATGATGTGTGTTCTGACTCTGCCAATGTGTATGCCACGCTGAGAGTGCTCTCCCTGCCAGGGCAACACCACATAGAGCTCCAAGGAGACCTTCTCCACTATTCCCCTACAGTGCTGGCAGTGATTGGGCCTGACAGCACCAACCGTGCTGCCACCACAGCCGCCCTGCTGAGCCCTTTCCTGGTGCCCATG ATCAGCTATGCGGCCAGCAGTGAGACGCTCAGCGTGAAGCGGCAGTATCCCTCTTTCCTGCGCACCATCCCCAACGACAAGTACCAGGTGGAGACCATGGTGCTGCTGCTGCAGAAGTTCGGGTGGACCTGGATCTCTCTGGTTGGCAGCAGTGACGACTATGGGCAGCTAGGGGTGCAGGCACTGGAGAACCAGGCCACTGGTCAGGGGATCTGCATTGCTTTCAAGGACATCATGCCCTTCTCTGCCCAGGTGGGCGATGAGAGGATGCAGTGCCTCATGCGCCACCTGGCCCAGGCTGGGGCCACCGTCGTGGTTGTTTTTTCCAGCCGGCAGTTGGCCAGGGTGTTTTTCGAGTCCGTGGTGCTGACCAACCTGACTGGCAAGGTGTGGGTCGCCTCAGAAGCCTGGGCCCTCTCCAGGCACATCACCGGGGTGCCCGGGATCCAGCGCATTGGGATGGTGCTGGGCGTGGCCATCCAGAAGAGGACTGTCCCTCGCCTGAAGGCGTTTGAAGAAGCCTATGCCCGGGCAGACAAGGAGGCCCCTAGGCCTTGCCACAAGGGCTCCTGGTGCAGCAGCAATCAGCTCTGCAGAGAATGCCAAGCTTTCATGGCACACACGATGCCCAAGCTCAAAGCCTTCTCCATGAGTTCTGCCTACAACGCGTACCGGGCTGTGTATGCGGTGGCCCATGGCCTCCACCAGCTCCTGGGCTGTGCCTCTGGAGCTTGTTCCAGGGGCCGAGTCTACCCCTGGCAG CTTTTGGAGCAGATCCACAAGGTGCATTTCCTTCTACACAAGGACACTGTGGCGTTTAATGACAACGGAGATCCCCTCAGTAGCTATAACATAATTGCCTGGGACTGGAATGGACCCAAGTGGACCTTCACGGTCCTCGGTTCCTCCACATGGTCTCCAGTTCAGCTAAACATAAATGAGACCAAAATCCAGTGGCACGGAAAGGACAACCAG GTGCCTAAGTCTGTGTGTTCCAGCGACTGTCTTGAAGGGCACCAGCGAGTGGTTACGGGTTTCCATCACTGCTGCTTTGAGTGTGTGCCCTGTGGGGCTGGGACCTTCCTCAACAAGAGTG ACCTCTACAGATGCCAGCCTTGTGGGAAAGAAGAGTGGGCACCTGAGGGAAGCCAGACCTGCTTCCCGCGCACTGTGGTGTTTTTGGCTTTGCATGAGCACACCTCTTGGGTGCTGCTGGCAGCTAAcacgctgctgctgctgctgctgcttgggACTGCTGGCCTGTTTGCCTGGCACCTAGACACCCCTGTGGTGAGGTCAGCAGGGGGCCGCCTGTGCTTTCTTATGCTGGGCTCCCTGGCAGCAGGTAGTGGCAGCCTCTATGGCTTCTTTGGGGAACCCACAAGGCCTGCATGCTTGCTGCGCCAGGCCCTCTTTGCCCTTGGTTTCACCATCTTCCTGTCCTGCCTGACAGTTCGCTCATTCCAACTAATCATCATCTTCAAGTTTTCCACCAAGGTACCTACATTCTACCACGCCTGGGTCCAAAACCACGGTGCTGGCCTGTTTGTGATGATCAGCTCAGTGGCCCAGCTGCTTATCTGTCTAACTTGGCTGGTGGTGTGGACCCCACTGCCCACTAGGGAATACCAGCGCTTCCCCCATCTGGTGATGCTTGAGTGCACAGAGACCAACTCCCTGGGCTTCATACTGGCCTTCCTCTACAATGGCCTCCTCTCCATCAGTGCCTTTGCCTGCAGCTACCTGGGCAAGGACTTGCCAGAGAACTACAACGAGGCCAAATGTGTCACCTTCAGCCTGCTCTTCAACTTCGTGTCCTGGATCGCCTTCTTCACCACGGCCAGCGTCTACGACGGCAAGTACCTGCCTGCGGCCAACATGATGGCTGGGCTGAGCAGCCTGAGCAGCGGCTTCGGCGGGTATTTTCTGCCTAAGTGCTACGTGATCCTCTACCGCCCAGACCTCAACAGCACAGAGCACTTCCAGGCCTCCATTCAGGACTACACGAGGCGCTGCGGCTCCACCTGA
- the TAS1R1 gene encoding taste receptor type 1 member 1 isoform X1: MFQDSFTLCQTCKPCLSSSPNTQLFSQQTSLLSFFLLQWSCSFNEHGYHLFQAMRLGVEEINNSTALLPNITLGYQLYDVCSDSANVYATLRVLSLPGQHHIELQGDLLHYSPTVLAVIGPDSTNRAATTAALLSPFLVPMISYAASSETLSVKRQYPSFLRTIPNDKYQVETMVLLLQKFGWTWISLVGSSDDYGQLGVQALENQATGQGICIAFKDIMPFSAQVGDERMQCLMRHLAQAGATVVVVFSSRQLARVFFESVVLTNLTGKVWVASEAWALSRHITGVPGIQRIGMVLGVAIQKRTVPRLKAFEEAYARADKEAPRPCHKGSWCSSNQLCRECQAFMAHTMPKLKAFSMSSAYNAYRAVYAVAHGLHQLLGCASGACSRGRVYPWQLLEQIHKVHFLLHKDTVAFNDNGDPLSSYNIIAWDWNGPKWTFTVLGSSTWSPVQLNINETKIQWHGKDNQVPKSVCSSDCLEGHQRVVTGFHHCCFECVPCGAGTFLNKSDLYRCQPCGKEEWAPEGSQTCFPRTVVFLALHEHTSWVLLAANTLLLLLLLGTAGLFAWHLDTPVVRSAGGRLCFLMLGSLAAGSGSLYGFFGEPTRPACLLRQALFALGFTIFLSCLTVRSFQLIIIFKFSTKVPTFYHAWVQNHGAGLFVMISSVAQLLICLTWLVVWTPLPTREYQRFPHLVMLECTETNSLGFILAFLYNGLLSISAFACSYLGKDLPENYNEAKCVTFSLLFNFVSWIAFFTTASVYDGKYLPAANMMAGLSSLSSGFGGYFLPKCYVILYRPDLNSTEHFQASIQDYTRRCGST; the protein is encoded by the exons GTCTTGTAGCTTCAATGAGCATGGCTACCACCTCTTCCAGGCTATGCGGCTTGGGGTTGAGGAGATAAACAACTCCACGGCCCTGCTGCCCAACATCACCCTGGGGTACCAGCTGTATGATGTGTGTTCTGACTCTGCCAATGTGTATGCCACGCTGAGAGTGCTCTCCCTGCCAGGGCAACACCACATAGAGCTCCAAGGAGACCTTCTCCACTATTCCCCTACAGTGCTGGCAGTGATTGGGCCTGACAGCACCAACCGTGCTGCCACCACAGCCGCCCTGCTGAGCCCTTTCCTGGTGCCCATG ATCAGCTATGCGGCCAGCAGTGAGACGCTCAGCGTGAAGCGGCAGTATCCCTCTTTCCTGCGCACCATCCCCAACGACAAGTACCAGGTGGAGACCATGGTGCTGCTGCTGCAGAAGTTCGGGTGGACCTGGATCTCTCTGGTTGGCAGCAGTGACGACTATGGGCAGCTAGGGGTGCAGGCACTGGAGAACCAGGCCACTGGTCAGGGGATCTGCATTGCTTTCAAGGACATCATGCCCTTCTCTGCCCAGGTGGGCGATGAGAGGATGCAGTGCCTCATGCGCCACCTGGCCCAGGCTGGGGCCACCGTCGTGGTTGTTTTTTCCAGCCGGCAGTTGGCCAGGGTGTTTTTCGAGTCCGTGGTGCTGACCAACCTGACTGGCAAGGTGTGGGTCGCCTCAGAAGCCTGGGCCCTCTCCAGGCACATCACCGGGGTGCCCGGGATCCAGCGCATTGGGATGGTGCTGGGCGTGGCCATCCAGAAGAGGACTGTCCCTCGCCTGAAGGCGTTTGAAGAAGCCTATGCCCGGGCAGACAAGGAGGCCCCTAGGCCTTGCCACAAGGGCTCCTGGTGCAGCAGCAATCAGCTCTGCAGAGAATGCCAAGCTTTCATGGCACACACGATGCCCAAGCTCAAAGCCTTCTCCATGAGTTCTGCCTACAACGCGTACCGGGCTGTGTATGCGGTGGCCCATGGCCTCCACCAGCTCCTGGGCTGTGCCTCTGGAGCTTGTTCCAGGGGCCGAGTCTACCCCTGGCAG CTTTTGGAGCAGATCCACAAGGTGCATTTCCTTCTACACAAGGACACTGTGGCGTTTAATGACAACGGAGATCCCCTCAGTAGCTATAACATAATTGCCTGGGACTGGAATGGACCCAAGTGGACCTTCACGGTCCTCGGTTCCTCCACATGGTCTCCAGTTCAGCTAAACATAAATGAGACCAAAATCCAGTGGCACGGAAAGGACAACCAG GTGCCTAAGTCTGTGTGTTCCAGCGACTGTCTTGAAGGGCACCAGCGAGTGGTTACGGGTTTCCATCACTGCTGCTTTGAGTGTGTGCCCTGTGGGGCTGGGACCTTCCTCAACAAGAGTG ACCTCTACAGATGCCAGCCTTGTGGGAAAGAAGAGTGGGCACCTGAGGGAAGCCAGACCTGCTTCCCGCGCACTGTGGTGTTTTTGGCTTTGCATGAGCACACCTCTTGGGTGCTGCTGGCAGCTAAcacgctgctgctgctgctgctgcttgggACTGCTGGCCTGTTTGCCTGGCACCTAGACACCCCTGTGGTGAGGTCAGCAGGGGGCCGCCTGTGCTTTCTTATGCTGGGCTCCCTGGCAGCAGGTAGTGGCAGCCTCTATGGCTTCTTTGGGGAACCCACAAGGCCTGCATGCTTGCTGCGCCAGGCCCTCTTTGCCCTTGGTTTCACCATCTTCCTGTCCTGCCTGACAGTTCGCTCATTCCAACTAATCATCATCTTCAAGTTTTCCACCAAGGTACCTACATTCTACCACGCCTGGGTCCAAAACCACGGTGCTGGCCTGTTTGTGATGATCAGCTCAGTGGCCCAGCTGCTTATCTGTCTAACTTGGCTGGTGGTGTGGACCCCACTGCCCACTAGGGAATACCAGCGCTTCCCCCATCTGGTGATGCTTGAGTGCACAGAGACCAACTCCCTGGGCTTCATACTGGCCTTCCTCTACAATGGCCTCCTCTCCATCAGTGCCTTTGCCTGCAGCTACCTGGGCAAGGACTTGCCAGAGAACTACAACGAGGCCAAATGTGTCACCTTCAGCCTGCTCTTCAACTTCGTGTCCTGGATCGCCTTCTTCACCACGGCCAGCGTCTACGACGGCAAGTACCTGCCTGCGGCCAACATGATGGCTGGGCTGAGCAGCCTGAGCAGCGGCTTCGGCGGGTATTTTCTGCCTAAGTGCTACGTGATCCTCTACCGCCCAGACCTCAACAGCACAGAGCACTTCCAGGCCTCCATTCAGGACTACACGAGGCGCTGCGGCTCCACCTGA